One window of the Paenibacillus beijingensis genome contains the following:
- a CDS encoding DEAD/DEAH box helicase codes for MAKKGCGEGAGRGMKGYVYVVLTKEGWRARFSIEPGIDLSYWLDEHFRATIDGEGTGRIRLEGSAPQLLLCKNALPLGAAYRAVELWEEKTARQVSAEDAQHRLAACVEAAELESGGARTARSGSRTAPQLRWVTFGARQSGGGGASPPAGQSAAAWRGNAAAGECGSPRVSLRSAAAQAERPGGSGTVAASAEAAALAAAARSAGAALRGRALLRGEVQALLTAGGGGAAGAFTAASAPWAGGLAAGATTAASNTRAGSKGNVWTRATWADGNEVAGTDTMGGIAPEGTEEAIGVALRAPLQLAALLGLLRLRSAVAVGAGRRRQCLRCGSGGSQLRRALCASCGRMCAYCEACITMGRSRECELLVLGVQVRPLHEQPQTAACRLPAAAERLRRWQLSPAQSDAAGQALHFIEHDASALTSSNSWKLSRSHSRSAAVQGTAAQSETCLPRLKLMTQAAEWAQNAVRRWLPLPGAGSSRYTNADQPRFSPQFLLWAVTGAGKTEMVFPLIESVLLRGGRALLATPRRDVVLELDPRIRKAFPHETVVTLYGGSEQRWESGSITLATTHQLFRFYQAFELVIIDELDAYPYHGDPMLHYAAAKACSTAGATLLLSATPPAELQRAARRGRLPYARVPVRFHRHPLPVPQTLRMPSVRDVLRGTALPRTLAAALACSVDRDAQLFVFVQQIRHVQPLVNLLQSVFAHLTIDGTFSSDPQRAEKVQRFRKREIRILVTTTILERGVTIPRSDIFILDADGRLFDEASLVQMAGRAGRSADDPHGRVFFCSPSRNRAQLAAIRQIRTMNRIARRRGYLLPQISPDPRS; via the coding sequence TTGGCGAAAAAGGGATGCGGGGAAGGGGCGGGGCGCGGTATGAAAGGGTATGTTTACGTCGTGCTTACAAAAGAAGGGTGGAGAGCAAGGTTTAGCATAGAGCCCGGAATTGATCTCTCGTACTGGCTGGACGAGCATTTTCGGGCAACGATTGATGGAGAAGGGACGGGGCGGATTCGTCTGGAGGGATCAGCGCCGCAGCTGCTTTTGTGCAAAAATGCGCTGCCGCTCGGCGCAGCGTATCGTGCGGTGGAGCTGTGGGAGGAGAAGACGGCAAGGCAAGTTTCCGCGGAAGATGCGCAGCATCGGCTTGCCGCATGTGTGGAAGCGGCCGAGCTCGAGAGCGGCGGCGCCCGGACGGCACGTTCCGGCAGCCGGACTGCACCGCAGCTGCGGTGGGTTACTTTTGGAGCAAGGCAGAGCGGCGGGGGCGGCGCATCGCCGCCGGCAGGGCAAAGCGCCGCTGCATGGCGGGGAAACGCCGCGGCGGGGGAGTGCGGCTCTCCCCGCGTCAGCCTGCGTTCGGCAGCGGCTCAAGCGGAGCGGCCGGGCGGCTCGGGCACCGTTGCCGCTTCCGCCGAGGCGGCGGCGCTTGCGGCTGCGGCCCGTTCCGCGGGCGCAGCTTTGCGGGGGCGCGCGCTGCTGCGCGGCGAAGTGCAGGCGCTGCTGACCGCCGGCGGCGGGGGCGCTGCAGGGGCGTTTACAGCAGCCAGCGCCCCATGGGCCGGTGGCCTTGCAGCAGGAGCGACCACTGCGGCGAGCAACACAAGAGCCGGAAGCAAAGGGAACGTATGGACGAGAGCCACTTGGGCTGACGGAAATGAAGTTGCCGGAACGGATACTATGGGCGGAATAGCCCCCGAAGGCACGGAAGAGGCAATCGGTGTCGCCTTGCGCGCGCCGCTTCAGCTGGCGGCGCTGCTCGGTTTGCTGCGCCTGCGAAGCGCCGTCGCTGTTGGCGCGGGCCGGCGGCGCCAATGTCTGCGCTGCGGCAGCGGCGGTTCCCAACTGCGGCGCGCATTATGCGCGTCTTGCGGCCGCATGTGCGCTTACTGCGAGGCATGCATCACTATGGGCCGCAGCCGAGAGTGCGAGCTGCTTGTGCTCGGCGTGCAGGTACGACCTCTGCATGAGCAGCCGCAGACTGCGGCATGCCGACTGCCGGCGGCTGCCGAGCGGTTACGCCGGTGGCAGCTGAGTCCGGCGCAGTCGGATGCGGCAGGCCAGGCGCTCCATTTTATCGAACACGATGCATCCGCCCTGACGTCCTCGAATAGCTGGAAGTTAAGCCGGTCGCATTCCCGATCGGCCGCTGTTCAAGGAACGGCCGCTCAAAGCGAAACCTGCCTCCCCCGGCTGAAGCTTATGACTCAAGCGGCCGAATGGGCTCAGAACGCGGTGAGACGGTGGCTGCCGCTGCCGGGAGCAGGCAGTTCGCGCTATACGAATGCGGATCAGCCGCGCTTCTCGCCGCAGTTTTTGCTATGGGCGGTTACCGGGGCAGGCAAGACGGAAATGGTGTTTCCGCTCATTGAATCGGTTCTTCTGAGAGGGGGGCGGGCGCTGCTGGCGACGCCGCGAAGAGATGTCGTGCTGGAGCTTGATCCGCGTATTCGCAAAGCTTTTCCGCACGAAACGGTCGTCACTCTTTACGGAGGCAGCGAGCAGAGGTGGGAGAGCGGAAGCATTACGCTTGCTACGACGCATCAATTGTTCCGTTTTTATCAAGCTTTTGAGCTGGTCATTATCGATGAGCTTGATGCTTATCCTTATCACGGCGATCCGATGCTTCATTATGCAGCCGCCAAAGCTTGCTCTACGGCAGGGGCGACTTTGCTGCTGTCTGCGACCCCGCCTGCCGAACTGCAGCGTGCGGCGCGCAGAGGCCGGCTGCCTTACGCGCGGGTGCCGGTCCGTTTCCACCGGCATCCGCTGCCGGTGCCCCAAACGCTGCGCATGCCAAGCGTCCGGGATGTGCTGCGCGGCACGGCTCTGCCGAGGACGCTGGCTGCCGCATTAGCATGCTCGGTGGACCGGGATGCGCAGCTGTTCGTCTTTGTTCAGCAGATCCGGCATGTTCAGCCGCTTGTGAATCTGCTCCAGAGCGTCTTTGCCCATTTGACGATCGACGGCACATTTTCTTCCGATCCGCAGCGGGCGGAGAAGGTGCAGCGTTTTCGAAAACGCGAAATACGGATTCTGGTGACGACGACCATTTTGGAACGCGGCGTGACGATTCCCCGCAGCGATATTTTTATTCTTGATGCGGATGGCCGGCTGTTTGACGAAGCTTCTCTCGTGCAAATGGCGGGGCGGGCAGGCCGTTCGGCCGATGATCCTCACGGCCGGGTTTTCTTTTGCAGCCCGTCCCGCAACCGCGCCCAGCTTGCGGCAATCCGGCAAATCCGCACGATGAACCGGATCGCCCGCCGCCGGGGATATTTGCTTCCGCAGATAAGCCCCGATCCGAGAAGCTAA
- a CDS encoding response regulator: MDLKATGGKRTIKLLIADDHQLFREGLKRILNMEEDLEVIGECGDGIQVLEFCNHIQPEVVLMDINMPVENGVVATERLRDLFPQIKVIILSLHDDESYVFETLRKGANGYLLKDMEAESLVNAIRSVVAGHAYIHPKVTGKLINQLRRMTYLDEMGSVSGAAASRETGVKFVAGDNNPLTRREAEVLRLMAEGKSNKMIGEFLFISEKTVKNHVSSILQKMEVDDRTQAVINSIKYGWVTL; this comes from the coding sequence ATGGACCTGAAAGCAACGGGCGGCAAACGAACAATCAAATTGTTGATTGCCGACGATCACCAGCTTTTTCGGGAAGGGCTTAAACGTATTCTCAATATGGAAGAAGATCTGGAAGTAATTGGAGAATGCGGCGACGGGATACAAGTACTCGAGTTCTGCAATCACATTCAGCCTGAAGTCGTACTGATGGATATTAATATGCCTGTTGAAAATGGCGTCGTGGCGACCGAGCGGCTGCGCGACCTGTTTCCGCAAATCAAAGTGATCATCCTCTCCCTTCATGATGATGAAAGCTATGTGTTCGAAACGCTGCGCAAAGGCGCCAACGGCTATCTGCTGAAAGATATGGAAGCGGAATCGCTCGTGAACGCGATTCGATCGGTTGTGGCGGGACATGCCTACATTCATCCGAAGGTGACGGGCAAGCTGATCAATCAGCTGCGCCGAATGACTTATCTCGATGAGATGGGCAGCGTGTCCGGGGCGGCGGCAAGCCGCGAAACCGGCGTCAAATTCGTAGCCGGGGACAACAATCCGCTTACGCGCCGCGAAGCGGAAGTACTGCGCCTCATGGCCGAAGGCAAAAGCAACAAAATGATCGGCGAGTTCCTTTTTATCAGCGAAAAAACGGTCAAAAACCACGTATCGAGCATCCTGCAAAAAATGGAGGTCGACGACCGCACCCAGGCAGTCATCAACTCGATCAAATACGGCTGGGTGACGTTGTAG
- a CDS encoding sensor histidine kinase produces MKLDHRNIDLDQIIKNAIQVMEDSKYQIYEICESARKELVSLEQELNQVLQETIQTIDKVDKLEMEYRLARIRLTEVSRDFVRYKEEDIKAAYEKATQLQLELMVYREKETYLKARRDDLQKRVRNVETSVERAETIGSQINVVLEYLSGDLHQVTRIIESAKNRQLIGLKIILAQEEERKRIAREIHDGPAQSLANLVLRTEIAERMLIKQEIQMVQHELVDLKTQVRLGLEEIRKIIFNLRPMALDDLGLVPTLRKYVQDFEEKTRIHTVFETIGKEIRLPSAMEAGIYRLVQEAFTNAMKHSGASYVSLELTYQSQMVKISIQDNGNGFELDLVEARAKHSPHFGLIGMRERVELMEGRMDIESAKDQGTRITIHIPIGVDPRKG; encoded by the coding sequence ATGAAATTGGATCATCGAAATATCGACCTGGACCAAATTATTAAAAATGCGATCCAAGTGATGGAAGACAGCAAATATCAAATATATGAAATCTGCGAATCGGCGCGCAAGGAATTGGTCTCGCTCGAACAGGAGCTGAACCAGGTACTCCAGGAAACGATCCAGACGATCGACAAAGTCGATAAGCTGGAAATGGAGTATCGCCTTGCGCGTATTCGTTTGACTGAAGTTAGCCGCGACTTTGTCCGATATAAAGAAGAGGACATCAAAGCCGCCTATGAAAAGGCGACTCAGCTGCAGCTTGAGCTCATGGTATACCGGGAAAAGGAAACGTATTTGAAAGCGCGCCGCGACGATTTGCAAAAAAGGGTGCGGAATGTCGAAACGTCTGTGGAGCGTGCCGAGACGATCGGTTCACAAATCAACGTCGTGCTCGAATATCTTTCCGGGGACCTGCATCAGGTGACCCGCATTATCGAATCGGCGAAAAACCGGCAGCTGATCGGCCTTAAAATTATATTGGCGCAGGAGGAGGAACGAAAACGGATCGCCAGGGAGATCCACGACGGCCCGGCACAATCGCTGGCAAACCTCGTTCTCAGGACGGAAATTGCTGAGAGAATGCTCATAAAGCAGGAAATTCAGATGGTCCAGCACGAATTAGTAGATTTAAAGACTCAGGTTCGTCTAGGACTAGAGGAGATTCGGAAAATCATTTTCAACTTGCGCCCGATGGCTCTCGATGACCTTGGACTCGTTCCTACACTTCGTAAGTATGTGCAGGATTTTGAAGAAAAAACTCGAATTCATACCGTATTTGAGACGATTGGCAAGGAAATCAGACTGCCGTCCGCGATGGAAGCGGGCATATACCGTCTCGTTCAGGAAGCGTTCACCAATGCGATGAAGCATTCCGGCGCCAGCTACGTGTCTCTGGAACTAACGTACCAGTCGCAAATGGTCAAAATATCAATCCAGGACAATGGTAACGGTTTTGAGCTGGATCTTGTGGAGGCGAGAGCCAAGCACAGTCCTCACTTCGGACTCATTGGCATGCGGGAGAGAGTCGAGCTGATGGAAGGGAGGATGGATATCGAGTCCGCAAAAGATCAAGGCACCAGAATTACGATACACATTCCAATCGGAGTGGATCCAAGAAAGGGGTAG
- a CDS encoding stalk domain-containing protein, whose product MKKAISDYPLHRSERASNRNSNFNPSLNPNRNPKGRRILITALGTALLVQPLFAMAPALPGAAAVLSPVKTASAADAPATAQLTVVDQEMVTSGAQRIDYLWASTRGGKPVQANVHVIKVDLTNPYVKLNAMNGTPGVVTDRSSVMNMAQNSGAVAGVNADFFQTSSSDGSPMGAEITDGKLLTSPMQLSGMYMFGVTNDKTAVIDRYTFNGQVTAQDGAAFPLAGINQSSYTPESEGGTKSSMQSHVNAMYMYTSAWTDASRPADASYATPTEVLVRSGVVEQISEGAALPMTPPADGYILRTHGKAAQFIREHVAVGQTLQASYALQSATSGQSVDPASFAMMVGGHTILVSDGQPSSFSRSTASISGSTPRSRTAVGYAKEGKTVYVVTTEDSGTSGGMTLPELQKALVSLGVWKAVNLDGGGSTTMVDRPLGETSLVLSHPTDFGTTQRLVTNGLGVYSTAPKGDIKGIKASGSGTLFIGQPVTYTLKAYDTYYNPLDASGLTPSWSADKPLGSFSGNTFVPVKGGSANITVKSGTASDTMAVNVIGADQIAQMSISSNAAELSAGAEIFPVVTVTLKDGQKYTLPYESVKWEFNGFTAARSGDKLIIGSVNPGAEAGYAIARYDGYSALLTLTQGSSSTPVETFENPSSAITFASTAGVNGSVSVASGLDTNASQALNLTYDFNSGTTDTRAAYAVFDGGGSIAGTPTSISMDVYGDNSLNWVRAELTDAAGSKHLITLAKQVDWSGWKNVTADIEDPGKAIVFPVKLSRLYVASLKEGFDERSPQGSIAFDNISVQLPAAVEAPVTETIVMRLGSRKALVGARTLPLDTAPYMKDGTTYLPLRFVSDSIGGSIMFENASKRVSVLRAGKLVEMTIGSKDVINNGTRLEAQRAPIVQGGRTLVPIRLVAEQLGLKVTWDQTTKKITIQ is encoded by the coding sequence ATGAAAAAAGCAATATCCGATTACCCGTTACATAGGTCTGAAAGGGCTTCCAATCGCAATTCGAATTTCAATCCTAGTCTCAATCCTAATCGTAATCCGAAAGGCAGACGGATCCTCATTACGGCGCTGGGAACGGCGCTGCTTGTTCAGCCGCTTTTTGCAATGGCGCCGGCGCTGCCGGGCGCTGCGGCCGTGCTTTCGCCGGTGAAGACGGCAAGCGCCGCCGATGCGCCGGCTACGGCGCAGCTTACGGTCGTTGACCAGGAAATGGTGACGTCCGGGGCGCAGCGCATCGATTATTTGTGGGCGTCCACCCGCGGCGGCAAGCCGGTGCAGGCAAACGTTCATGTGATCAAAGTCGATTTAACGAATCCTTATGTGAAGCTGAACGCGATGAACGGAACGCCGGGTGTCGTCACCGACCGCAGCTCCGTCATGAATATGGCTCAAAATTCCGGAGCCGTCGCCGGCGTCAACGCGGACTTTTTTCAAACGAGCTCGTCCGACGGTTCTCCGATGGGCGCCGAAATAACGGACGGCAAGCTGCTGACAAGCCCGATGCAGCTGAGCGGCATGTACATGTTCGGCGTCACGAACGACAAGACGGCGGTTATTGACCGCTATACGTTTAACGGACAAGTGACAGCGCAGGACGGGGCCGCCTTCCCGCTGGCGGGCATCAACCAGTCGTCGTATACGCCGGAGTCTGAAGGCGGCACAAAAAGCAGCATGCAGAGCCATGTCAACGCGATGTATATGTACACGAGCGCGTGGACGGATGCAAGCCGCCCTGCGGACGCCAGCTACGCCACGCCGACCGAGGTGCTGGTGCGCAGCGGCGTCGTTGAGCAAATATCCGAAGGGGCTGCGCTGCCTATGACGCCGCCTGCGGACGGATACATTTTGCGGACGCATGGCAAGGCGGCACAGTTTATCCGGGAGCATGTGGCGGTCGGACAAACGCTTCAGGCAAGCTATGCACTCCAATCCGCAACGAGCGGACAGTCCGTGGATCCGGCTTCGTTCGCGATGATGGTAGGCGGACATACCATTCTCGTAAGCGACGGTCAGCCGTCCTCGTTCTCGCGCAGCACGGCTTCGATCAGCGGTTCAACGCCGCGCTCCAGAACGGCGGTCGGCTACGCCAAGGAAGGGAAGACCGTCTATGTTGTGACGACGGAAGACAGCGGAACGAGCGGCGGCATGACGCTGCCGGAGCTGCAGAAGGCGCTGGTGTCGCTGGGCGTCTGGAAAGCCGTCAATCTGGACGGCGGCGGCTCCACAACGATGGTCGACCGCCCGCTTGGCGAGACGTCGCTCGTGCTGTCGCACCCGACCGATTTCGGCACGACGCAGCGGCTCGTCACCAACGGACTCGGAGTATATTCGACGGCGCCTAAGGGGGATATTAAAGGCATTAAGGCCAGCGGCAGCGGTACTCTTTTTATCGGACAGCCGGTAACTTATACGCTCAAAGCCTACGATACCTACTATAACCCTCTGGATGCATCGGGACTTACGCCGTCATGGAGCGCGGACAAACCGCTCGGTTCGTTTAGCGGCAACACGTTTGTGCCTGTCAAAGGCGGCAGCGCGAACATTACCGTCAAGTCGGGCACAGCGTCCGATACGATGGCGGTCAACGTGATCGGGGCCGATCAAATCGCGCAAATGAGCATCTCCTCGAACGCTGCAGAGCTGTCCGCCGGAGCGGAAATATTTCCCGTCGTCACCGTTACGCTGAAGGACGGACAGAAATATACGCTTCCTTACGAATCTGTTAAGTGGGAGTTTAATGGTTTTACGGCGGCAAGGTCCGGGGACAAGCTGATCATCGGCTCGGTTAATCCGGGAGCGGAAGCCGGTTACGCCATCGCGCGCTACGACGGTTATTCGGCGCTGCTCACACTGACGCAGGGAAGCAGCAGCACGCCTGTGGAAACGTTCGAAAATCCGTCTTCCGCCATCACATTCGCTTCCACCGCAGGCGTAAACGGTTCGGTTTCAGTTGCAAGCGGACTGGACACGAACGCATCGCAGGCGCTGAATCTAACCTATGACTTTAATTCCGGCACGACGGATACGAGAGCGGCCTATGCGGTGTTTGACGGCGGCGGTTCCATCGCAGGGACGCCTACTTCGATCAGCATGGACGTATACGGCGACAACAGCCTGAACTGGGTAAGAGCGGAGCTGACGGATGCGGCCGGCAGCAAGCATCTCATTACGCTGGCGAAGCAGGTGGACTGGAGCGGCTGGAAAAATGTCACAGCAGACATCGAGGACCCGGGTAAAGCGATCGTATTCCCGGTGAAGCTCTCAAGGCTGTACGTTGCCAGCCTCAAGGAAGGATTCGACGAGCGTTCGCCGCAAGGCTCCATTGCGTTCGATAATATTTCGGTACAGCTGCCGGCAGCGGTAGAAGCGCCTGTCACGGAAACGATCGTCATGAGGCTGGGCAGCAGGAAGGCGCTCGTCGGCGCGAGGACGCTGCCGCTGGATACGGCACCGTACATGAAAGACGGAACCACTTACTTGCCGCTGCGCTTCGTATCGGATTCGATCGGCGGCAGCATTATGTTTGAAAATGCGTCCAAACGGGTAAGCGTACTTCGTGCGGGCAAGCTGGTGGAAATGACGATCGGCAGCAAAGACGTCATTAACAACGGGACGAGACTGGAGGCTCAGCGGGCTCCGATCGTGCAGGGCGGAAGGACGTTAGTCCCGATTCGTCTCGTAGCCGAGCAGCTCGGGTTAAAAGTAACTTGGGACCAAACGACTAAAAAGATTACCATTCAATGA